Proteins from a genomic interval of Clostridium sp. AN503:
- the glgA gene encoding glycogen synthase GlgA, producing MKNILFVASEAVPFIKTGGLADVVGSLPKCFDKEFFDVRVMIPKYLCINEKWRNEMTYVNHFYMDYLGQSRYVGILEYIYDGITFYFIDNEAYFNGAKPYGDWFYDLEKFSFFCNAALSALPVIGFKPDVVHCHDWQTGLIPVYLKDRFHGGEFFSAMKSVMTIHNLKFQGVWDVKTIKRFSMLPDYYFTPDKLEAYKDGNMLKGGIVFADAITTVSQTYAEEIKMPFYGEGLDGLMRARANSLRGIVNGIDYDEFNPETDSMIVQNYSARTFRKEKVKNKRALQEQLGLPVDDKKFMVGIVSRLTDQKGLDLIQAVMDELCSEDIQLVVLGTGDEKYENMFRHYDWKYHDRVSAQIYYSNELSHKIYAACDAFLMPSLFEPCGLSQLMSLRYGTVPIVRETGGLKDTVEPYNEFENKGTGFSFANYNAHEMLDTIRYAKHIYYDKKREWNKIIDRAMAADFSWQTSALKYQELYDWLIG from the coding sequence ATGAAAAATATTCTGTTTGTTGCATCAGAGGCCGTACCGTTTATCAAGACCGGAGGACTGGCCGATGTAGTGGGGTCTTTGCCGAAGTGCTTTGACAAAGAGTTTTTTGATGTGCGCGTGATGATTCCGAAATATCTGTGCATCAATGAAAAGTGGCGCAATGAGATGACCTATGTGAATCATTTTTACATGGATTATCTGGGGCAGAGCCGGTATGTGGGAATCCTGGAATATATATATGACGGAATTACCTTCTATTTTATTGACAATGAAGCTTATTTTAATGGAGCAAAGCCTTACGGTGACTGGTTCTATGACCTGGAGAAGTTTTCCTTCTTCTGTAATGCGGCGCTGTCCGCACTGCCTGTCATCGGGTTCAAGCCTGATGTGGTGCACTGCCATGACTGGCAGACCGGCCTGATACCGGTATACTTAAAGGACCGGTTCCACGGAGGAGAGTTCTTTTCCGCAATGAAGTCGGTGATGACCATCCACAACTTAAAGTTCCAGGGTGTGTGGGATGTGAAGACGATCAAACGGTTTTCCATGCTTCCGGATTACTACTTTACTCCGGATAAGCTGGAGGCATACAAGGATGGCAATATGCTGAAGGGCGGCATCGTATTTGCAGATGCAATCACCACCGTGAGCCAGACTTATGCAGAAGAGATCAAGATGCCGTTTTACGGCGAGGGCCTGGACGGTTTGATGCGGGCAAGGGCAAACAGCCTGCGCGGGATTGTCAATGGCATTGATTACGACGAGTTCAACCCGGAGACTGACAGCATGATCGTACAAAACTACAGCGCCAGGACCTTCCGCAAGGAAAAGGTTAAAAACAAACGTGCGCTGCAGGAGCAGCTGGGTCTGCCGGTAGATGATAAGAAGTTTATGGTGGGTATTGTTTCCCGTCTGACAGACCAGAAGGGGCTGGATCTGATCCAGGCCGTGATGGATGAGCTGTGCAGCGAAGACATCCAGCTTGTTGTGCTGGGCACCGGAGACGAGAAGTATGAGAACATGTTCCGTCACTATGACTGGAAATATCATGACCGGGTTTCCGCTCAGATATACTATTCCAATGAACTGTCACACAAGATTTATGCGGCATGTGACGCGTTCCTGATGCCGTCCCTGTTTGAGCCGTGCGGCTTAAGCCAGCTGATGTCGCTGCGCTACGGCACCGTGCCGATCGTGCGGGAGACCGGAGGACTCAAGGATACGGTAGAGCCGTATAATGAATTCGAGAACAAGGGCACAGGATTTTCCTTTGCCAATTATAACGCCCATGAGATGCTGGATACGATCCGCTATGCAAAGCATATCTACTACGATAAAAAGCGGGAATGGAACAAGATCATTGACAGGGCTATGGCTGCGGATTTCTCATGGCAGACCTCAGCGCTTAAGTACCAGGAGTTGTACGACTGGCTGATCGGGTAA
- the spo0A gene encoding sporulation transcription factor Spo0A, with protein MSDLNVAIAEDNPQMLSLLNNMLEEEDGFCVVGKADNGEDAYDMIMKTNPDLVLMDVIMPKLDGISVMERVKKERYGKRIPSFIMVTAAGNDNVAADAFQLGASYYIMKPFNREVVMDKIRRVCRGSAKLSSNEEMKRVSPYVDKSEYIRQNLENDVTRLLHEIGIPAHIKGYQYLRDAIAISVEEEDMLVSVTKVLYPTIAKRHNTTSSRVERAIRHAIEVAWSRGRLDTIHELFGYTVNNGKGKPTNSEFIALISDKIRLDYKRIS; from the coding sequence ATGTCAGATTTAAATGTTGCGATTGCAGAGGATAACCCACAAATGCTCAGTTTGTTGAATAATATGCTGGAGGAAGAAGACGGATTCTGCGTGGTTGGAAAGGCAGATAACGGAGAAGATGCTTATGATATGATCATGAAGACCAACCCGGACCTGGTCCTGATGGATGTGATCATGCCGAAGCTGGATGGTATTTCCGTCATGGAACGGGTGAAAAAGGAGCGCTATGGGAAACGGATCCCGTCTTTTATCATGGTAACAGCTGCAGGCAATGACAATGTGGCGGCGGATGCGTTTCAGTTGGGTGCCAGCTATTACATCATGAAGCCGTTTAACCGGGAAGTGGTTATGGATAAGATCCGCCGGGTCTGCAGAGGGAGCGCAAAATTAAGCAGCAATGAAGAGATGAAACGGGTCAGTCCATACGTTGACAAGAGCGAGTACATACGCCAGAATCTGGAAAATGATGTGACACGTCTCCTCCATGAGATCGGGATTCCAGCGCATATCAAAGGATATCAGTATCTGAGAGACGCCATTGCTATTTCTGTAGAAGAGGAGGATATGCTGGTGTCGGTGACAAAAGTCCTTTATCCGACGATAGCAAAACGGCATAACACTACCTCAAGCCGCGTAGAGAGGGCGATCCGTCATGCGATCGAGGTGGCATGGAGCAGAGGAAGGCTTGACACGATCCATGAACTGTTCGGTTATACGGTCAATAATGGCAAAGGCAAGCCAACCAATTCCGAGTTTATTGCGCTGATCTCTGATAAGATCAGGCTGGATTATAAAAGAATCTCATAG
- the argR gene encoding arginine repressor, whose amino-acid sequence MKLERHSKIVELIGKYEIETQEELAERLKEAGYHVTQATVSRDIRELKLTKIQAESGRQRYVVMHSQGAFSDKYIRILKDGFASMDMAQNILVIKTVSGMAMAVAAALDAMHFHEIVGCIAGDDTIMCAVRSVDDTILVMDKIKKLVAE is encoded by the coding sequence ATGAAACTGGAACGACACAGCAAAATAGTGGAACTGATTGGCAAATATGAGATTGAGACCCAGGAAGAGCTGGCGGAACGCTTAAAAGAAGCCGGATACCATGTGACTCAGGCCACCGTGTCCCGGGATATCCGGGAACTGAAGCTGACCAAGATCCAGGCGGAGAGCGGCAGGCAGCGGTATGTGGTCATGCACAGCCAGGGGGCGTTCAGCGACAAATATATTCGTATTTTAAAGGATGGTTTTGCATCCATGGATATGGCTCAGAACATTCTGGTGATCAAGACAGTCTCCGGCATGGCTATGGCGGTGGCGGCGGCGCTTGACGCCATGCATTTTCATGAGATCGTGGGGTGTATTGCAGGGGATGACACGATCATGTGCGCGGTGCGGAGTGTGGACGACACCATTTTAGTGATGGATAAGATAAAGAAGCTGGTGGCAGAATAG
- the spoIVB gene encoding SpoIVB peptidase, giving the protein MTGRRKFRRCLIWTFWAGVLFTLGFTWFYMERRIPDHLNIVAQEREELDLELPFDVTLFSESEEVVLGNESDIPSNQIRLKTDESLSLYAKNQGSYRIGLNLFGKIRFKEIQVDVVDSQYAIPCGLPVGIYLKSKGVMVIGTGQIVGEDGQEVEPAYGVLQTGDYIEAINGQPLRDKEALITNLNHLEGSETLLRIRRQGEEMDVRMNAVKTEDGSYKLGAWVRDDTQGIGTMTYIDMSGNFGALGHGISDSDTGKVVEIEEGALYETEILGIEKGTIGNPGVMAGVIYYGPGSQLGTITDNTDIGIFGKVNDKMKKSLQAQAVEVGYRQDVKKGQAWVRSDVSGELKDYEIEIQKVDYNPVQQNKSMVIKVVDEELLRLTGGIVQGMSGSPILQDGKLIGAVTHVFVQDSTRGYGIFVEDMLKH; this is encoded by the coding sequence ATGACGGGCAGACGGAAGTTTCGCAGATGTTTGATATGGACATTCTGGGCAGGGGTTTTGTTCACATTGGGGTTTACCTGGTTTTATATGGAAAGGCGGATTCCGGACCACTTGAATATTGTGGCACAGGAGAGGGAGGAACTGGATCTGGAGCTCCCTTTTGATGTGACTCTTTTCAGCGAGAGCGAAGAGGTGGTATTGGGCAATGAATCGGACATCCCATCCAATCAGATCCGGTTGAAAACGGATGAATCTCTTTCGTTATATGCAAAGAACCAGGGCAGCTACCGGATCGGCTTGAATCTGTTTGGAAAGATCAGGTTCAAAGAAATCCAGGTGGATGTGGTGGACAGCCAGTATGCGATTCCCTGTGGATTACCCGTAGGAATTTACTTAAAATCAAAAGGGGTTATGGTGATCGGAACCGGACAGATCGTCGGAGAGGATGGCCAGGAGGTGGAGCCGGCCTACGGTGTACTTCAGACCGGTGATTATATTGAGGCGATCAATGGACAGCCGCTTCGTGACAAGGAAGCGCTGATCACGAATTTAAACCATCTTGAAGGAAGCGAAACGCTGCTGCGGATCCGGCGCCAGGGCGAAGAGATGGACGTTCGGATGAATGCGGTAAAAACGGAGGATGGGAGCTACAAGCTGGGAGCCTGGGTAAGGGACGACACTCAGGGAATCGGAACCATGACTTACATCGACATGAGCGGTAACTTCGGCGCCCTGGGCCACGGTATCAGTGACAGCGACACCGGGAAAGTGGTGGAGATCGAGGAAGGCGCTCTCTATGAGACAGAGATCCTGGGGATAGAAAAGGGGACCATAGGAAATCCGGGCGTTATGGCCGGTGTAATATACTATGGTCCAGGGTCGCAGTTGGGGACGATCACGGATAATACCGATATCGGGATATTTGGAAAAGTGAACGATAAGATGAAAAAGTCACTCCAGGCCCAGGCCGTGGAAGTAGGCTACCGCCAGGATGTGAAAAAAGGCCAGGCCTGGGTGCGGAGCGATGTGTCGGGGGAACTGAAGGACTACGAGATCGAGATCCAGAAAGTGGACTATAACCCGGTGCAGCAGAATAAGAGTATGGTGATAAAAGTGGTAGATGAAGAACTTTTGAGGCTGACTGGGGGGATCGTGCAGGGTATGAGTGGCTCGCCAATCTTACAGGATGGGAAGCTGATCGGGGCAGTGACCCATGTGTTTGTGCAGGATTCAACCAGGGGGTATGGGATATTTGTTGAAGACATGCTGAAGCATTGA
- a CDS encoding NAD(+)/NADH kinase, with protein MKHFYVIANPLKEGAAQTAERIAEYLHKRGATCEGSAQKKHCGGSGEGYTDINCIPADTQCVITLGGDGTLIQAARDLVDLQLPMIGVNLGNLGYLTQVSRGENIAPMLDALLADNFTIEKRMMLEGRIVGPGGVRKGIALNDIVLTRKDVLQMLKFQVFLNGEYFNEYMADGMIAATPTGSTAYNLSAGGPIVAPGAQLMVLTPICSHSLNSRSIVLSPEDKVSLRLVQQGGEQTAVFDGDQVLELRQGDSLEICRSESCTTLIQLKNVSFLENLRSKMDRI; from the coding sequence ATGAAGCATTTTTATGTGATAGCCAATCCTCTGAAGGAGGGGGCGGCACAGACTGCGGAGCGGATCGCAGAATATCTTCACAAACGTGGAGCCACCTGCGAGGGCAGTGCACAAAAAAAGCACTGCGGCGGCTCCGGAGAGGGTTATACCGATATCAACTGTATCCCTGCGGATACCCAGTGTGTCATCACCTTAGGCGGGGATGGAACCCTGATCCAGGCGGCGCGGGATCTGGTGGATCTGCAGCTTCCGATGATCGGTGTCAATCTGGGGAATCTGGGTTATCTGACGCAGGTTTCCAGGGGTGAGAATATCGCACCCATGCTGGACGCCCTTCTGGCGGATAATTTTACCATAGAGAAGCGGATGATGCTGGAGGGACGGATCGTGGGGCCTGGCGGAGTGCGGAAAGGGATCGCATTAAATGACATTGTCCTGACCCGTAAAGATGTATTACAGATGCTCAAATTCCAGGTTTTTTTAAATGGTGAGTATTTTAACGAGTATATGGCGGACGGTATGATCGCGGCGACGCCCACCGGTTCCACCGCGTACAATCTGTCGGCAGGCGGGCCGATCGTGGCGCCCGGCGCACAGCTGATGGTACTGACGCCCATCTGCTCCCATTCCTTAAACTCCAGGAGCATTGTGCTGTCGCCGGAGGACAAGGTGAGCCTTCGTCTGGTGCAGCAGGGCGGCGAGCAGACCGCTGTATTTGACGGGGACCAGGTGCTGGAGCTGAGACAGGGGGATTCGCTGGAGATCTGCCGATCGGAGAGCTGCACGACTTTGATACAGCTTAAGAATGTATCATTCCTGGAAAATTTGAGGAGCAAAATGGATCGCATTTAA
- a CDS encoding 4Fe-4S cluster-binding domain-containing protein yields MQTVDFSTHTLKNTLLMCDSVPDLPTGEESVAVPKWCPTGCPLKCAYCLNPQCSDENTIRAEYSPKELIDIIEIDDIYFRMTEGGVTFGGGEPLIHKH; encoded by the coding sequence ATGCAGACAGTCGATTTTTCTACCCATACTCTAAAAAACACGCTTCTAATGTGTGATAGTGTACCGGATTTACCAACTGGAGAAGAAAGCGTTGCGGTGCCAAAATGGTGCCCAACCGGCTGTCCTCTTAAGTGTGCGTATTGTTTAAATCCGCAGTGTAGTGATGAAAATACAATTCGCGCAGAATATAGTCCGAAGGAACTAATAGATATCATTGAAATTGATGATATATACTTCCGGATGACAGAAGGTGGGGTCACATTTGGCGGAGGAGAACCACTTATACATAAACATTAG
- a CDS encoding TlyA family RNA methyltransferase, which translates to MKERLDIMLVNRSLAASREKAKAIIMSGIVYVDGQKEDKAGSMFEETVKIEVRGATLKYVSRGGLKLEKAMTHFGVEVEGKICMDVGSSTGGFTDCMLQNGAVKVYAVDVGHGQLDWKLRNDPRVVCMEKTNIRYVTPEDIADKIQFASIDVSFISLTKVLGPVQKLLSEDGQIVCLIKPQFEAGREKVGKKGVVREKSTHLEVIEKVMAFAAGIGFEILNLEFSPIKGPEGNIEYLLYLQNHGDESAVREAGLTDDVAEDIHMAQAADGNMNAGQQTEVKACTAPGADAKAVVEAAHQTLQA; encoded by the coding sequence ATGAAAGAACGACTGGATATCATGCTGGTGAACCGCAGCCTGGCGGCGTCCCGGGAAAAGGCGAAGGCCATTATCATGTCCGGGATCGTCTATGTGGACGGCCAGAAGGAAGACAAGGCAGGTTCCATGTTTGAGGAGACGGTGAAGATCGAGGTCCGCGGAGCCACATTAAAATACGTGAGCCGAGGCGGGCTGAAGCTGGAGAAGGCGATGACCCATTTCGGAGTAGAGGTTGAGGGGAAGATCTGTATGGATGTAGGCTCCTCTACCGGCGGTTTTACCGACTGCATGCTGCAAAACGGCGCGGTTAAGGTGTATGCGGTAGACGTAGGGCACGGACAGCTGGACTGGAAGCTGCGCAACGACCCGCGCGTGGTCTGTATGGAAAAGACCAACATCCGCTATGTGACGCCGGAGGATATCGCGGACAAGATCCAGTTCGCTTCCATTGACGTTTCCTTTATCTCCCTGACAAAGGTATTGGGGCCGGTACAGAAGCTTCTCAGTGAAGACGGGCAGATCGTCTGCCTGATCAAGCCGCAGTTTGAGGCGGGCCGGGAAAAGGTAGGCAAAAAGGGTGTGGTGCGGGAAAAGAGCACCCACCTGGAGGTCATAGAGAAGGTCATGGCGTTTGCAGCCGGGATCGGATTTGAGATCCTGAATCTGGAATTTTCGCCGATCAAAGGGCCGGAGGGGAATATCGAATATCTGCTGTATTTACAGAACCATGGGGATGAAAGTGCGGTCCGGGAGGCCGGTCTGACAGACGATGTAGCTGAGGATATCCATATGGCACAGGCGGCAGATGGCAATATGAACGCCGGGCAGCAGACTGAGGTAAAGGCGTGCACGGCACCTGGGGCAGACGCAAAGGCGGTTGTGGAGGCGGCGCACCAGACTTTGCAGGCGTAG
- a CDS encoding YbhB/YbcL family Raf kinase inhibitor-like protein, producing the protein MENLIISSPCFEHRGLIPVEHTGYGADSSPELVLTGLIEGAVSIAIIMDDMSHPIPAYNHWVIWNIPATSVIPGKILYGEQVGSLGGAIQGLGYGKHRYRGPKPPFRWSHTYHFNVFVLDCMLDLPSTSRKKNLMAAMQGHILQQAVLAGHYN; encoded by the coding sequence ATGGAAAATCTAATTATTTCATCACCTTGTTTTGAACACAGGGGACTGATTCCAGTCGAGCATACCGGGTATGGCGCGGACAGCTCCCCCGAACTGGTGTTGACCGGATTAATCGAAGGTGCCGTGTCAATTGCAATTATTATGGATGATATGAGCCATCCCATCCCAGCATATAACCACTGGGTTATTTGGAATATTCCTGCTACATCGGTCATTCCGGGGAAAATACTTTATGGAGAACAAGTGGGTTCTTTAGGAGGCGCTATACAAGGACTTGGCTATGGAAAGCACAGGTATCGAGGGCCAAAGCCACCATTTCGGTGGTCACATACTTACCATTTCAATGTATTTGTTCTGGATTGTATGCTGGATTTACCAAGCACCTCCCGTAAAAAGAATTTAATGGCTGCCATGCAGGGGCATATTTTGCAACAAGCCGTTTTAGCAGGGCATTATAATTGA
- the recN gene encoding DNA repair protein RecN — protein MLLELHVKNLALIEQADVEFSEGLNILTGETGAGKSIIIGSVNLALGQKASKDMIRSGAEYAYVELIFQAEEDKIAALTALDVYPDENGLLIITRKIMAARSVSKINDETVTAAKLKAVTSLLIDIHGQHEHQSLLHASKHLEILDTYAKTRISPIKEEISGLYHQYKILWAALEEAGGDAESRKREADFLQFEIDEIEQAGLKDGEEELLTEQYRKYSNGRRILESLSAAYEAVDSDGVGRALHQVSSVAAYDADIKPIEDQLYDAEAILNDVHHAIGEYLENVDFDEEELARIEERLDLIHNLQAKYGNTVVRIHAALEEKKARLEQIEHFDEYRRQTEANYKKVTEALTDRCEALSGERQKAARVLTERIREGLVDLNFLDVRFSMEFRRLSQFTAGGFDEAEFVISTNPGEPERALGNVASGGELSRIMLAIKTVLADSDEIPTLIFDEIDTGISGRTAQKVSEKLAIISRGHQVICITHLPQIAAMADCHFEIAKSTADGKTRTRIAALNEERMVEELARLLGGAEITEAVVENAREMKRLAGGTKGRLRERL, from the coding sequence ATGCTGTTGGAGTTACATGTTAAAAATCTGGCCCTGATCGAGCAGGCGGATGTGGAATTTTCAGAGGGTCTGAATATCCTGACCGGTGAGACCGGCGCGGGTAAGTCGATCATCATCGGTTCCGTGAACCTGGCCCTGGGGCAAAAAGCATCGAAAGACATGATCCGCAGCGGGGCGGAGTATGCCTATGTGGAACTGATCTTCCAGGCGGAGGAGGACAAAATAGCCGCCCTTACAGCGCTTGACGTGTACCCGGATGAGAATGGCCTCCTCATAATCACGAGGAAGATCATGGCAGCCCGCAGCGTCAGCAAGATCAACGATGAGACCGTGACGGCGGCAAAGCTGAAAGCCGTGACCAGCCTGCTCATCGACATCCATGGTCAGCACGAGCATCAGTCTCTGCTCCATGCATCGAAGCATCTGGAGATTCTGGATACCTATGCAAAAACCCGGATCAGCCCAATCAAAGAAGAAATATCAGGACTGTACCACCAGTATAAGATTCTTTGGGCGGCCCTTGAGGAAGCAGGCGGGGACGCGGAGAGCCGGAAGCGGGAGGCGGATTTTTTACAGTTTGAGATTGACGAGATCGAGCAGGCCGGGCTGAAGGATGGGGAAGAAGAGCTTTTGACGGAACAGTACCGGAAATATTCCAACGGACGTAGGATTCTGGAAAGCCTGTCGGCGGCATATGAAGCCGTGGATTCAGATGGAGTAGGGAGGGCGCTGCACCAGGTGAGCAGTGTGGCGGCCTATGATGCGGATATTAAGCCGATCGAGGACCAGCTTTACGATGCGGAGGCTATTTTAAATGATGTGCACCATGCCATCGGCGAGTATTTGGAAAACGTGGATTTTGACGAGGAGGAGCTGGCGCGTATTGAGGAGCGCCTGGATCTGATCCATAATCTTCAGGCAAAATATGGAAATACTGTCGTTCGTATCCATGCGGCCCTGGAAGAAAAAAAGGCGCGTTTGGAACAAATTGAGCATTTTGATGAATACCGGAGGCAAACGGAGGCAAACTATAAAAAAGTAACAGAAGCTTTGACAGACCGGTGCGAAGCGCTTTCCGGGGAGCGGCAGAAGGCAGCCAGGGTACTGACAGAGCGGATCCGGGAAGGTTTGGTGGATCTGAACTTTCTGGATGTGCGTTTTTCGATGGAGTTTAGGCGTCTTTCACAGTTTACGGCCGGTGGGTTTGACGAGGCAGAGTTTGTGATCTCCACGAACCCGGGGGAACCGGAACGGGCGCTTGGCAATGTGGCTTCTGGTGGTGAGCTTTCGAGGATCATGTTGGCGATCAAGACGGTGCTGGCGGACAGCGATGAGATTCCGACACTGATCTTTGATGAAATTGATACGGGGATCAGCGGGCGCACGGCGCAGAAGGTGTCGGAAAAGCTGGCGATTATTTCCAGGGGACATCAGGTGATCTGTATTACCCATCTTCCCCAGATCGCTGCCATGGCGGACTGCCATTTTGAAATCGCGAAGTCGACGGCGGATGGGAAGACAAGGACGAGGATCGCCGCTTTAAATGAAGAGCGGATGGTGGAGGAACTGGCGAGGCTTTTGGGCGGTGCGGAGATCACCGAGGCAGTGGTGGAGAATGCACGGGAGATGAAACGGCTGGCAGGTGGGACGAAAGGGAGGCTGCGGGAGCGGTTGTGA